GGAGTCCTCGGCCCTAACGCAAACCGCGAGAGTGCAGGTGCTGCAGGACCAGATCCTGTATAAAAATGCAGATGGTTCGAATGGTAGAGAGCCGACGCCCGCGATTAATGACGCGGCCGCCTTCTTTGGTGAGTTTGCCAATGGGGCGTGGTCTGCAACAGATCTTGGGGTCATTAGATGAGTTCTCTATCTGCCCGATTGGTAGCCGTGGGTATCTTACTCGTTTCGGTATCGCTTTACCCGGCGCCTTCATGGGCTGCCAACTCACCAAGCCCAGGCACCGGATTTACTGATCGCTCCATTTCGGTCGGCGCAGAGTTCACCATAAACCCAACGACGGGTATGCCTTCCACGAATCTAACCACCGCCTCCGAGGACCCCAATCAGTACATGGCCGACACCCACTGCCGCGCCGACGGCCCCGACACCAAAGACCCGGGCTGCGACGCCCTGGACTGCCCGGCAACCACACCCGCAGGCGAGGAAGGCACTCCGGTCATCTGGAAAGAAGCACCCAAAGCCATCACCAACCCCGGCTGGACAGACTGGATCCCCGTCAGCGGCCCCACCTGCCTCTACGACCCCCTACCCGAGAACGTCCTGGCCAACATCGCCGCCCGGATCCTCAACGACTTCCGCCAACTCCCCGTCAACCCCGGAAACCTCGAAGCCCAACCCTTCCCCCACACCCTCAAAGGCGGACCCACCAACTTCTACGCCACCGCCGCAGACCAAACCTTCGACCTCACCATCCTCGGCCAAGCAGTCCACCTGACCGCCACACCCACCAGCTACACCTACACCTACGGAGACGGCACCACCCTCGGACCCACACCCGCCGCCGGCTACACCATCCCCGAAACCGAATGGCTCAACAACCAAACCCGCACCAGCCACACCTACACCGACACCGGCAACTACCAAGCCGCCGTCACCACCAGCTTCACCGGCACTTACTCGGTCAACAACGGCCCACCACTACCCATCAACGGCACCCTGGACATCACCACACCCACCAAAACAATCCACGTCTGGAAAACAGAAAAAGCACTCGTCGCCGACACCTGCCAAGAAAACCCCAACTCCTGGGGCTGCCCCGGCACAGAAACCAGATAGGCAGACGGCGCCACGTGCCGCCAACACCCACTTTGATCGCCGCATCCTGGCGACACGCCATAAAGACGGCGCCTCGAAACCACCCACGATTCAAAGTGGGTGGTTGCGGCCCATGAAAGCAGGGATACTTCGCCTTAAGTGAAGAAAAGCATCAGTTCCGAAGAACCGATGCTTTTCGCCTGCCGAAACTTAGGAGAACCAGGTACCTGGAGGACCCATGAACAGCAGGAAGCTGAACACTGCTCCCACGGCGACCAGGGTGACAACTACGGCAAGAATCGGGTTCCGAAGAACCCAGGCCTGGGCTTTCTCAAATCCGCCTCGGGGTGCCTCTCCTCCAGCGGTCAAGCGCCAGTCGCCAGCGAGGAGGCCGCGGCGGTCCAGAGACTTCTCCATGGGGATGGTGGCATAGGGGATGACGGCGGAAGCGATAGCAAGCAAGCCCGTTCGAGTTGACCACTTCTGGTTGATCCACGTGAACGCAGCCGTCGCCGCGTAGCAAAGGAACACGAAACCGTGGATGCCTCCGGCAATGCTCACACCGACGTCGGTGGTGCGCGTGACGTACTTAAGGAACAGCCCGATCAACAACAGCGTCCATGTCACGGCCTCGGCAAAAGCGACTGTACGGAACAAAGTGCGGGGCTGCATGGAAGTCCTCAGGTAGAAAACGGGAGTCACACCCTATTTTACCGGCTGTAGAACTTCCCTCATGTCACGGCAAAGGCCTCGCAGCGTTACGGCAATGGCAGCGTCTCCCGGTTCCGGATGCGCGAGTCGCCGAACTCGATGGCCACAGGAGCAATGTCCATAGGTGACTCGTGCCGGGATCTCGCCTTGCCTACAGCGATATGGGGCAACCACCGCGGTGACTTGTAACCAAGCGCGGGCGAGCTCAGGATGAAGTCGTCAATGTTGTCGAGGCCGAGGTCGTCGAAAAGTACGTGTAGCCCTTGCACCAAGAGTGCCTGGTAGTCGTGAACCTGCTGCGGCACGTCAACCTCGAGACCCATAAGGCGCCCACCGCCCAAAGGGATGAGTTTGTCCGATTTCCCCAAAAAGCCCTGCAACACCGGCAGCTCCGTCAACCAACCGGCGATCTCGGGAAGCACTTTCTCTGGCGCCGACAGACCCTTGGTCCACGCAACGATGTCGCTGCCGAGATCGTCCAAAATGCCGACATGCAGAAAGGTCATGTGGAGGCTCTGCGGTTTGCGGAGGGAATCGACGAACCGGTTCAATCCTTCGTAGTCTGATGTCCCTGCCCCGACGCGGAGGACAGGCACCTCCACCGTGATCCGGGGTCCATGCGATGTGCTTCCAGCGGGGACGAGGGCCGTCATGGATGACATTATGCGCCGGAATCCAAGCGAGCGGCAGGCCGACGGCGGGAAGCAAGTTCCGCCGTCGGCCTGTTTTGGCGGGGGTGTCAGGTTCTTACTTCTTGGAGCGGGCCTGAACCAGGTTCGCAAACGGAAGCCGCCCGAAAGCAGAAACGAAATCTGCGTGGTAGGCAGCCTCGGCGGCATTGACGTCGGATGCCGGGAGTTCTTTCCACGCAACGATCAGGTCCAGGGCATCGCGGAGTTGCCAGATGAGCCGGGCGTCCCAGACGACGGTGGGCCGCCCGCGGCCGTAGTCCATGAACTCTTGTATCTGCTTGCGGAGCCCCCGGTTGCCTTGGCTACCGGCGCTGGCCTTGCCGATGTACAGCACCGAAGCATCCGTAATCCATTCGGACTCCAGGGCTTCGCGCTTGAGCGAGGGGTCCTTCTTCTTGAACGTCCCGGCAGTGCTCTTGTTTAGGAACGCTGGCTCGAAATCCGCGGGGCGGAGGATCATGAAGATGCCGGGTCCTTGGGGAATCCGCATGGGGTCGAGTTCGTCGAGGGGCCGGAAGCCGGTGAACCCTTCCTCGGTGAGCGACTTTTTGGTGAAGAGCATGGTCCATTGTGCGGGACCACGCGGCGACCGGCCGAAAGACGCCAAAGCCTGAAGCAAACCTTTCAGCGTTGACACGCTCTTGTGACCCGTGCCATATTCAAAACGTGAACCTGTCAGACAGCCGGACAGCCGGACAGCAAGGACCCCAGGGTGGGCATACGCCCATCTCACGCATCTCCGCAGCCGAAGCGGTCTTTGCGGCCCTCCGGCGTGCCATTGAGGGCGGCCAGTTCGATATCGGCACCAAGCTGAGCTCCGAAGCGACGCTGGCAGGCCAGTACGGCGTAAGCCGCTCCGTCATCAGGGAAGCACTGAGGTCCTGCAACACCTTGGGCCTTACGGTGACCAAGACAGGCAAGGGCACATTCATTGTGGCCAACAAGGTTGCTAACGACCTTACCTTGGGTCAGTACAGTGCGCGGGATCTTAACGAGGCACGCCCGCACATTGAGATTCCGGCAGCCGGACTCGCCGCCCAGCGCCGCACGGAGGAGGAACTGGAGCACCTCAAGGACATCGTCCAGGAAATGCTCACCGAGAACGATCCCGAAGCTTGGGTGAACCTGGACGCCAGCTTCCACTCGGCCGTTGCCCGGGCCAGCGGAAACAGGGTGTTCGCCAGCGTCGTCTCTGATATCCGTGAAGCTCTGGCCCACCAATCCGAAACTTTGAACCTCGTCGCTGACCGGCAACACCGCTCGGACGAGGAACACGTCGCCGTGCTCAACGCAATCGAAGCCGGCGACTCCGAAGCCGCAAGCAAAGCGATGGCCGCTCACCTGCAGGCCGTTAGCGTGGCACTGGACACGATCCTCAGCAAATGACCCACCCAAAGGACACAGCCACCATGCCCGTCCCCGAAGCACCGGCCCACAACGCCGCGCCCGCGCCCGCAACGGCGCAGCACATCAAGACGCCCCACCACGTCCCCCTCGTAGAGGTGACCCGCGACGGCCTGGTAGAGAGCATCCATTACGGCTCGCTGATTGCGCTCAACGCCGATGGCAGCACCGCAGTCCAAGCCGGCGAGCCGGATGCCCCCATGTATCCCCGCTCAAGCCTGAAGCCGTTGCAGGCTGTTGCGCTGCTCAAAGCGGGGTTGGATATCCCCCAGGATCTTCTGGCATTGACCGCGGCCAGCCATTCCGGCGCCCAAATGCACCGGGATGGCGCCACCGAGATCCTGAAGCTGCACGGCCTCACCGAAGCGGCCCTCGGTAACAGCACGGACCTCCCCTATGGCGTGGCTGAACGCGAAGAGTGGCTCCGCCAAGGTAACGGCCCAACCCAAATAGCCCAGAATTGCTCCGGCAAGCACGCTTCCATGACGGCCGTCTGCGTCATCAACGGCTGGCCTGTGGAGGAGTACTTGCATCCCGAGCACCCGCTGCAGGTGCTCGTCCGCGACACCATCACGGAACTGACGGGCGAGGAAGCCGCGGCAGTCAGCACTGATGGCTGCGGGACACCGTTGTTCGCCCACTCCCTTCGTGGGATGGCGCGCGCATACGGCCGCCTCGCCGCTGCCGACGAAGGCACGGACGAGGGCCAGGTTGCCCATGCCATGCGCCGATACCCGCAGATGGTGGCCGGCGAAGGCCGCGACGTCACCGCCCTTATGCGGGCCGTCCCGGGCTTGCTGGCGAAGGACGGCTTCGAAGGCCTCCAGCTGGTGGGCCTCCCGAATGGCACCGGACTGGCGGTGAAGATTTCCGACGGCGGCGATCGCGCCCGCATGCCCGTCACCGTTGAGGTACTGCGCCGGTTGGGCGTCGACGGCGGCAGCTTGGACACGCTTCAAAGCGCACCTGTGCTGGGTGGCGGCCTTCCGGTCGGCGAGCTCCGTGCAGCCCAAATTTTCAGCAACTAAACCAAGGACAGCTATGACCACCGTCGATCAGGCGATCCCCCTCCGTTCCGAACACGACCTCTTGGGAGACCGCGATGTCCCCGCGGATGCCTATTGGGGCGTCCATACCCTCCGCGCTATCGAGAACTTCCCCATTACCGGGCAGCCCCTTTCCACCAACAAGCACCTGGTCAGGGGCCTGGCCGCGGTAAAGCAGGCCGCCGCTCGCACCAATCATGAGCTCGGCCTCCTGGATGCCGAAAAGGCAGGTGCCATCGAGCAGGCTTGCCAGGACATCATGGACGGCATGCTCCATGACCAGTTCATGGTTGATGTGATTCAGGGCGGCGCGGGCACCAGCTCCAACATGAACGCCAACGAGGTCATAGCCAACCGTGCGCTGGAGATCCTGGGCTACCCCAAGGGCGAGTACTCCAAACTGCACCCGAATGACCACGTGAACCTGAGCCAGTCCACCAACGATGTCTACCCGACGGCGGTGAACCTCGCCACGATCTTCTCCGTCAAG
This genomic interval from Paenarthrobacter aurescens TC1 contains the following:
- a CDS encoding hypothetical protein (identified by Glimmer2; putative), giving the protein MRTWFRPAPRSKNLTPPPKQADGGTCFPPSACRSLGFRRIMSSMTALVPAGSTSHGPRITVEVPVLRVGAGTSDYEGLNRFVDSLRKPQSLHMTFLHVGILDDLGSDIVAWTKGLSAPEKVLPEIAGWLTELPVLQGFLGKSDKLIPLGGGRLMGLEVDVPQQVHDYQALLVQGLHVLFDDLGLDNIDDFILSSPALGYKSPRWLPHIAVGKARSRHESPMDIAPVAIEFGDSRIRNRETLPLP
- a CDS encoding L-asparaginase (identified by match to protein family HMM PF06089); translated protein: MPVPEAPAHNAAPAPATAQHIKTPHHVPLVEVTRDGLVESIHYGSLIALNADGSTAVQAGEPDAPMYPRSSLKPLQAVALLKAGLDIPQDLLALTAASHSGAQMHRDGATEILKLHGLTEAALGNSTDLPYGVAEREEWLRQGNGPTQIAQNCSGKHASMTAVCVINGWPVEEYLHPEHPLQVLVRDTITELTGEEAAAVSTDGCGTPLFAHSLRGMARAYGRLAAADEGTDEGQVAHAMRRYPQMVAGEGRDVTALMRAVPGLLAKDGFEGLQLVGLPNGTGLAVKISDGGDRARMPVTVEVLRRLGVDGGSLDTLQSAPVLGGGLPVGELRAAQIFSN
- a CDS encoding hypothetical protein (identified by Glimmer2; putative) → MLQALASFGRSPRGPAQWTMLFTKKSLTEEGFTGFRPLDELDPMRIPQGPGIFMILRPADFEPAFLNKSTAGTFKKKDPSLKREALESEWITDASVLYIGKASAGSQGNRGLRKQIQEFMDYGRGRPTVVWDARLIWQLRDALDLIVAWKELPASDVNAAEAAYHADFVSAFGRLPFANLVQARSKK
- a CDS encoding L-asparagine operon repressor (GntR family) (identified by match to protein family HMM PF00392; match to protein family HMM PF07729) — its product is MTRSCDPCHIQNVNLSDSRTAGQQGPQGGHTPISRISAAEAVFAALRRAIEGGQFDIGTKLSSEATLAGQYGVSRSVIREALRSCNTLGLTVTKTGKGTFIVANKVANDLTLGQYSARDLNEARPHIEIPAAGLAAQRRTEEELEHLKDIVQEMLTENDPEAWVNLDASFHSAVARASGNRVFASVVSDIREALAHQSETLNLVADRQHRSDEEHVAVLNAIEAGDSEAASKAMAAHLQAVSVALDTILSK
- a CDS encoding putative integral membrane protein, producing MTPVFYLRTSMQPRTLFRTVAFAEAVTWTLLLIGLFLKYVTRTTDVGVSIAGGIHGFVFLCYAATAAFTWINQKWSTRTGLLAIASAVIPYATIPMEKSLDRRGLLAGDWRLTAGGEAPRGGFEKAQAWVLRNPILAVVVTLVAVGAVFSFLLFMGPPGTWFS
- a CDS encoding hypothetical protein (identified by Glimmer2; putative), with amino-acid sequence MSSLSARLVAVGILLVSVSLYPAPSWAANSPSPGTGFTDRSISVGAEFTINPTTGMPSTNLTTASEDPNQYMADTHCRADGPDTKDPGCDALDCPATTPAGEEGTPVIWKEAPKAITNPGWTDWIPVSGPTCLYDPLPENVLANIAARILNDFRQLPVNPGNLEAQPFPHTLKGGPTNFYATAADQTFDLTILGQAVHLTATPTSYTYTYGDGTTLGPTPAAGYTIPETEWLNNQTRTSHTYTDTGNYQAAVTTSFTGTYSVNNGPPLPINGTLDITTPTKTIHVWKTEKALVADTCQENPNSWGCPGTETR